Proteins found in one Siniperca chuatsi isolate FFG_IHB_CAS linkage group LG22, ASM2008510v1, whole genome shotgun sequence genomic segment:
- the zgc:92594 gene encoding E3 ubiquitin/ISG15 ligase TRIM25: protein MASAQLEQSSVLQEELTCPVCLDLYRDPYLLPCGHNFCKTCLDRLKRQADRGRFRCPECRDSHRCGTNFQKNFKLANIADDYRHRRRATTAAATALKSRELLSSSLAAQQARSAFAVPCDYCPSVAAEASGTSVAGDGFSGASVSQEGGGKQEAAAAAVASMFAVKTCLKCEVSMCQEHVKPHLELPAFREHPLTEPMNDFWKRKCPDHDEIYRYYCMDDKVCVCNACTIEGGHSGHTIKTLKNTMKDLKGTLDKQLYRVERKYSMAERKLQEQKEKERQNKKFMDDSEQGLTRLGEEMKAKVLRFVTRLRECTRTHCDTNGPAIQKNISRICQDQARLQEVRCGIESLMAENDPFRFIEAYKTTGKQCRRQLRKNMFYPEYVDMETEVLGVMMEEEMRKFLDEELPCHIVAVISTVCQLSDLEEEEEEEQEENEEETVEEDDDDDDDDDLDDSSVEEMRSEGEEEEDEDEEDEEEGHDQSELADDLYSPEEEEEEEDEDGEEDDEEERGV from the exons ATGGCCTCAGCCCAGTTGGAGCAGTCCAGCGTCCTGCAGGAGGAACTCACCTGCCCAGTGTGCCTGGACCTGTACCGCGACCCCTACTTGCTTCCTTGCGGCCACAACTTCTGCAAGACCTGCCTGGACCGCCTAAAGCGGCAAGCGGATAGAGGTCGCTTCCGCTGCCCAGAGTGCCGCGACAGCCACCGGTGTGGCACCAACTTTCAGAAAAACTTCAAACTAGCCAATATTGCTGATGACTACCGTCACCGGCGCAGAGCTACCACTGCAGCTGCTACAGCTTTAAAATCCAGAGAATTGCTGTCATCTTCTCTGGCAGCGCAGCAAGCCAGGAGTGCGTTTGCTGTTCCATGTGACTACTGCCCCTCAGTCGCCGCCGAGGCATCGGGCACCAGTGTTGCCGGGGACGGGTTTTCTGGTGCTTCTGTTTCTCAGGAAGGGGGTGGCAAGCAGGaagccgctgccgccgccgttGCATCGATGTTTGCGGTCAAGACGTGTCTGAAGTGTGAGGTGTCGATGTGTCAGGAGCATGTAAAGCCACATCTGGAACTGCCGGCGTTCCGCGAGCACCCGCTGACAGAACCGATGAATGACTTCTGGAAGAGGAAGTGCCCAGATCACGATGAGATATACAG GTATTACTGCATGGATGACAAGGTGTGCGTGTGCAACGCCTGCACCATAGAAGGAGGACACTCTGGACACACAATCAAGACCCTGAAAAACACGATGAAAGATCTCAAG GGCACGCTGGATAAGCAGCTGTACAGGGTTGAGAGGAAGTACAGCATGGCAGAGAGAAAACTCCAGGagcagaaggagaaggagagacagaataaG AAGTTTATGGATGACTCTGAGCAGGGCTTGACCAGGCTGGGTGAGGAGATGAAGGCCAAAGTACTCCGCTTCGTCACCAGATTGCGGGAATGCACACGCACTCACTGTGACACCAACGGGCCTGCGATTCAGAAGAACATCTCCAGGATCTGCCAGGACCAGGCCCGTCTCCAGGAGGTCCGCTGTGGCATCGAAAGCCTCATGGCGGAAAACGACCCTTTCCGCTTCATCGAG GCTTACAAGACAACAGGAAAACA gtgcCGTAGGCAACtaagaaaaaacatgttctaCCCAGAATACGTCGACATGGAGACGGAGGTTCTTGGAGTGATGATGgaagaagaaatgagaaaattcCTTGATGAGGAACTACCGTGTCACATTGTTGCTGTCATTAGTACCGTGT GTCAGCTTTCAGATcttgaggaggaagaggaggaggagcaggaggagaatgAGGAAGAGACTGTGGAGGAGGACgatgatgacgacgacgacgacgacctCGATGACAGCAGCGTGGAGGAAATGAGGagtgagggggaggaggaggaagatgaggatgaggaagatgaggaggaaggacATGACCAGAGTGAGCTGGCTGATGATCTTTACAGCccggaggaggaagaggaagaagaggacgaGGATGGAGAAGAGGACGacgaggaagagagaggggtttaA